GGAAACCCAGGGATGAAGTGTTACACAAACCGTATAGTCGGATGTGAGTTCATCCAGGCGACGGTACCAGTGCCGGACGGCGGACATCCCCGATTTTTCCCATGTGGCACTGAAAAGAAGTATGGGCTTTTTCGTATCTTTCAATGTAGTTTTACGAAAGTGCCTGAGCCTCTCCTCTGACCAGCTTCCGTCAAAGGCAGGATCCAGTTTGGGATAACCTACTGCTATCACATTTTCAAGTCCTAATTTCCGGGCTTTTTCTTCTTCAGCCCGGGATGTGAGAAAAAAAAGGGTAAATGGCTGATAATTCCGGACTGAGGTAAATGTTTTAAAATGGTAGGGACCGTGTCGGAAGCCGAATTTCCGTATTGCAGGGACCGGAAATTTCCAGGCTCCGTGACGGGCCATGAGAACAGTTTCGGGAAAGACCGGCATTCGGGAAACGGCAATTCCCTTTTGCCGTAAATAGTCGGCAGTCCATTTGTTTTTTGCCACATAAACGCAGGGTTTATTGAGATAACGGACAACCGGTTCAAGAACGGTGTAATCCAAAGGCTCTGCACAATAAATCACACAGGGAATCAATCTGTTCCGGTATCGGGCCAGGGTCCAGAAAAATCGGTACGGTAAGGTGTAAACAAGTGATGATAACGGCATTATGATTCAACTCTTCGTTTTAGATACCTGTCCAAAGCATCCGCTATTTCCAGCTCGACAGCCTGCTTATCATCTTTGAAAGCCCATGAATCGCCTTCCCTTGTATAATATCCCCGGGACTTGGTAATGACATTGACCCCAAAATGGGATGCCTGAAATTCAATCAAATAAAAGGTCTCTTCGTTATGTATAATATCCATGGAAAGAAAGGGGGTATTGAAGCGTTCAACTGTTTTGGAGGCAAATTCCAGCAGGCCATCATCCGGTGTAAAATCAAAATCAAATTTCTTGGTCCCGCTGGCCCTGAAATCCCCTTTGCGGGTATGGCGGCGGGTCACAAAAAACTTTCCTTCCAGTGCCAGGACCCGGGTATCATAGGTCAATCCGGGAATGAATTCCTGCAGGATAAAATTCCGGTGCTGTGTGATATATTCCCGGTACTGGAGATAATCCTGATAATCATCATGAAGAGGATAATCGGGATATGACCGTTTTCTGAAATAGCGCCGGCGGAATAAATCCACCCGGGTCCAGAATCCCACCCGGGTGAGTTTTTGTACCTGCCTTTCCAAACTTTTTTGATCGGGAATCAGAAATACACCCTTCCCGTTTGAGCCCGAAACTGTTTTCAAAACAACAGGATAGGGAATGTCATAAGAATCAATATCCTGCAAACCGGAAAAATACCAGGCCTTCAAGCCGGTCATGCCCAATTCACGCTTATATAGTTCCTGGAAGCCCTTGTTTTCATGACATAAAAGCAAATCCAGGGAAGGGATCACGGTATTGGTTTTACTCAAGTGGAAGATAATATCCCGTATATACTGACGAACATTTTCTTTTTGACTGAAGGAATAGAGAATTGTCTTCCCCGAGAAAAGGATGTTCCGGTTATATAATTCCTGAAATGTATAACGCTGTATCGTATATCCCATGGATGAAAGGCGCGTTTCCAGCATAGAGATATCCATGCTGACCCATGCTTTTCGTGTTTGTCCATAAAAACCCTTATCTCCGGTCAGGAGAACCAGCTCAGGTTTTTGATTCATGTTTAAACCTTTCAAAAATCAGTTCTGCAATATCACCGGGATATTGTTCCATCATGCATTTAAAATGTCTGAGGGGACACCGGTCATGTCCATGTTTTCCGCAGGGACGGCAAGGCAGGTCAATTTCCAGAATTTTATCATATTCGCGGTAAGGATAACAGCCAAAAGCTTTCACCGTTGGACCGAAAAAGGCGTAAACCGGTGTTTTCACTGCATTCCCCATGTGCAGGGGGGCACTGTCATTGCACACCAGAAGATCCAGTTTATGAATAAGTGCTGCAGATTCCAGAAGATTCAGCTCACCGGCGGCATTCCAGGCCTTCAATCCGGCATTGTGGATGATCGATGCACAAAGTTCCCGTTCAGACGGACTTCCGAGAAACACAATTTCATACCCCTTATTTTCCAGGAGGATAAGCAATTCCGTCCAGTAAGAAGCCGGCCACTTCTTGGTTTCCCTGACCGAACCCGGGGCGAATCCAATTAAAATTTCCCTGTTCTTTTTTATTTTACCGACAATGTTGTCCGCTTTTTGTTTGTCCTTTGTGCCCAGATACAAGTGGGTCTCATCCGAATAGGTCTTATCGGTAAAGGGCTCAATCATGGTCAGATACCGTTTCCGGACATGCAGTCCTTTAGGAGGATGGATTTTCACGTTAATCAGTTTCTGCCTGTAAAAACCCACCCGGATATTTATCCGGCATAAAAGCATAAGCAGAGATGAAGTCAAGCTGCTCTGAATGGAAAAAGCAATATCATAGTTATTGGGGCGAAGTTCACGAATCTTATCCGTGAGTGATTCATATTTTCTCTGCTGCCCGGATTTATCCAGGGTATAAATCCGTCGGATTCTTGGATGTTTTGAAAAGAGTATCGCTGATTCCGGCCGGGTTAGAATATCCACTTCAGAATCGGGCCACCGGTCACACACCGCCTGTATCAAGGGGGTGGACATGATCACATCCCCGATAAAGGCAGTCTGAATGATCAGAATGTGTTCCGGATTAATATTTTTTAAAGATTTCTTCATATAACTTGATATGTTTTTGCACAGTAAATGAAATATCAAAGTTCCTGACAAACGCCAGGCTTTTTTCCCCGAACATCTTTCTTTTTTCATCATCCCGGAGAAGTGTAAGAATAGCATCGGAGAGAGCTTTCGGTTGTTGCCGGGGTACAATGAATCCGTTTTCCCCGTGACGGATAACTTCCGGAATACCGCCTGCATCCGTACCAATAACCGCCAACCCGGCAGTTTCCGCGTCCAGAATCGATGTCCCGAGTCCTTCCTTTTTGGATGCCATAACAAAAAGATCGCTGTTTTTCAGAAACCGGCCCACATCTGTCCTGAATCCGGTAAAAATGAAATGCTTTTCTAAACCCTTCTTTTCAGCGAGAGATTTAATCTCTTCAGCCTGTTTCCCCTCACCGACGGCTAAAAAAGTCACCTCAGAATATGTCATCAGAACAAGCCTTGCGGATTCAAGAAAAGTAGGATAATCTTTATGACCAGTCAAAGCAGCCACGGTGCATACAATCTTATGATGCGGCGGGATATTCCATTCCTCCCGAAAAGTCGGACTTTGATCAACAGAATCAAATTTGTGAATATCAATACCGGACGGGATAACAATCAGTTTGTCTTCAGAGATTCCGTGACTCTGCATGATCCGTTGGATTTCATGACTGATGCAGATGATCCGGTCCAGAAGAGCAGTCCTGTATTTCCATTGAGCCGGGGCATGAATTTTCAATGGAAAATCAACCCGCCGGGAAGCAATGACGGCCGCTTGTCTTTTAACCCGCAATTTGGTCATCAGGGCAATGCTCAAAGCATGGGCGTTATGAGCATGGAGTATACACCGTCCTGTCTTTCTGACAAATCGTCCCAACCGCAGGGCCGATACAATATCCGCTTCACAACACAGGGGAAGGGTTTGGACGGGAAGCCGGCGCTCCCGGCACCATGAAGCCATGACAGAATGCTCCGGGCAAACCATCAGGGAATCTATTCCCCTTTGAATGACTCCTTCATGGAGATATGCCACCTGTTGCTGTCCCCCACGCCAGCTTTTTGCCGTGTCGATATGAATGATCCGTCCCTTCATACCTTTTTACCCCGGCTGAGACGACTGATTTTCACATATTTCAGAAACACACCAAAAGCCGAAACCGATGCCAGGATCAACCCCTCCCAGCCATCCAAAAAACCAGCCTGCAGAAAGTACATTTTAAAAAATTTGAAATCGGCTTTTATAAAAGCAAGGAATAAAACGGATCGTTTCCCCTGACGGACTGCCGATTCAGCCGCCAGATCTGTATAGTGTGAAATTTTACGCAAATGGGTATTGATATCGGGATATGTATAGTGATAGAGAGGGGATTCGATTTTCCCGATACTGCCTGACGGGATCTGTACCGATTCATGAACCTGTTTATCGTTAAAATGGCCGCGTTCTTTGTGAAACAGGCGGAGAGTATCATCACGATTCCAACCGCTGTGGCGAATCAGCCGCCCCAGATAGTAAGACAGGCGGCGAATCCTGTAACCGTCGAAAACCGGATTCTCTATGACGGCAAGAATCTCTTCTTTCAGTTCAGGACTCACTTCTTCATCGGCATCAATGACCAAAACCCAATCATGAAGGGTTTGGGAAACGG
The sequence above is drawn from the Candidatus Neomarinimicrobiota bacterium genome and encodes:
- a CDS encoding glycosyltransferase family 9 protein encodes the protein MKKSLKNINPEHILIIQTAFIGDVIMSTPLIQAVCDRWPDSEVDILTRPESAILFSKHPRIRRIYTLDKSGQQRKYESLTDKIRELRPNNYDIAFSIQSSLTSSLLMLLCRINIRVGFYRQKLINVKIHPPKGLHVRKRYLTMIEPFTDKTYSDETHLYLGTKDKQKADNIVGKIKKNREILIGFAPGSVRETKKWPASYWTELLILLENKGYEIVFLGSPSERELCASIIHNAGLKAWNAAGELNLLESAALIHKLDLLVCNDSAPLHMGNAVKTPVYAFFGPTVKAFGCYPYREYDKILEIDLPCRPCGKHGHDRCPLRHFKCMMEQYPGDIAELIFERFKHESKT
- a CDS encoding glycosyltransferase family 4 protein, translating into MKGRIIHIDTAKSWRGGQQQVAYLHEGVIQRGIDSLMVCPEHSVMASWCRERRLPVQTLPLCCEADIVSALRLGRFVRKTGRCILHAHNAHALSIALMTKLRVKRQAAVIASRRVDFPLKIHAPAQWKYRTALLDRIICISHEIQRIMQSHGISEDKLIVIPSGIDIHKFDSVDQSPTFREEWNIPPHHKIVCTVAALTGHKDYPTFLESARLVLMTYSEVTFLAVGEGKQAEEIKSLAEKKGLEKHFIFTGFRTDVGRFLKNSDLFVMASKKEGLGTSILDAETAGLAVIGTDAGGIPEVIRHGENGFIVPRQQPKALSDAILTLLRDDEKRKMFGEKSLAFVRNFDISFTVQKHIKLYEEIFKKY
- a CDS encoding glycosyltransferase family 2 protein, with amino-acid sequence MKNEEKNIRRCLESIRWIRDIVVYDSGSTDKTPDICRAYGCRLFEGEWLGFGPAKQFAVSQTLHDWVLVIDADEEVSPELKEEILAVIENPVFDGYRIRRLSYYLGRLIRHSGWNRDDTLRLFHKERGHFNDKQVHESVQIPSGSIGKIESPLYHYTYPDINTHLRKISHYTDLAAESAVRQGKRSVLFLAFIKADFKFFKMYFLQAGFLDGWEGLILASVSAFGVFLKYVKISRLSRGKKV
- a CDS encoding CDP-glycerol glycerophosphotransferase family protein gives rise to the protein MPLSSLVYTLPYRFFWTLARYRNRLIPCVIYCAEPLDYTVLEPVVRYLNKPCVYVAKNKWTADYLRQKGIAVSRMPVFPETVLMARHGAWKFPVPAIRKFGFRHGPYHFKTFTSVRNYQPFTLFFLTSRAEEEKARKLGLENVIAVGYPKLDPAFDGSWSEERLRHFRKTTLKDTKKPILLFSATWEKSGMSAVRHWYRRLDELTSDYTVCVTLHPWVSRDVFHILKCSSNVFLASADDLLPVMMLADCTISDTSSIIGEFIALDKRIITFRTGKAERKPDSLDAMLDKAGYRVDSFDALKETISKYLNSEDPYVCSRRELRDLMFCNLGVAGKQAAKIIHNQ